One window of the Thermodesulfomicrobium sp. WS genome contains the following:
- a CDS encoding Crp/Fnr family transcriptional regulator, with amino-acid sequence MECFQIIIASSLFQGLPEAQAQELAAVGQRQRYAKGEWLFAEGDPAEGFFVVGRGRVRVFKTAWDGREQTLHILGPGEPVGEVPVFAGTHFPASAQAIEDAEVCFFPRASLLAAYAHNPALPMAMLAVLARRLREFTGLIENLSLKEMPQRLAAYLVHRAEGGRRAVRLDVAKGTLATILGASPETLSRTLGRLSEAGVIGVSGRTITIHDQDRLLRLAQGVEKLG; translated from the coding sequence ATGGAATGTTTTCAGATAATTATCGCGTCAAGCCTGTTTCAGGGGCTCCCGGAGGCGCAGGCCCAGGAGCTCGCCGCAGTCGGGCAGAGACAGCGTTACGCCAAGGGCGAGTGGCTGTTTGCCGAAGGAGACCCTGCGGAAGGGTTTTTCGTGGTGGGGCGCGGCCGGGTGCGGGTTTTCAAGACTGCGTGGGACGGCCGGGAGCAGACGCTCCACATCTTGGGCCCCGGGGAGCCGGTGGGCGAGGTGCCGGTCTTTGCCGGCACCCATTTTCCCGCCTCCGCCCAGGCCATTGAGGATGCGGAAGTCTGTTTTTTTCCGCGCGCCAGTCTGCTTGCGGCCTATGCCCACAATCCTGCCCTCCCCATGGCCATGCTGGCGGTGTTGGCCCGGCGCTTGCGGGAGTTTACCGGGTTGATCGAAAATCTTTCCCTCAAGGAGATGCCTCAGCGGCTCGCGGCCTATCTCGTCCACCGCGCCGAGGGTGGGCGCCGGGCCGTGCGCCTGGATGTCGCCAAGGGGACGCTTGCTACCATTCTGGGCGCAAGCCCGGAAACCCTTTCCCGCACCCTGGGGCGCCTGAGTGAAGCTGGGGTGATCGGCGTCAGTGGCCGCACCATCACTATCCATGACCAGGACCGGCTCCTTCGCTTGGCCCAGGGGGTGGAGAAATTGGGGTAA
- a CDS encoding class I SAM-dependent methyltransferase — protein MDAQRQFFDARAHDWEARCYPPETRARLQAFLPSWQVEAGTHVLDLGTGPGVLLPYLAAYGVRVVAVDISMAMLQQAARKPMASELVQADAQRLPFVDATFHQVICFAAFPHFPDKAQAARECARVLRPGGSLVIAHLLSREELARHHGHHGAVAADVLPDAAAMEAVLAAAGLRLIELVDQPGRYLARARRESEPSYPS, from the coding sequence ATGGATGCCCAGCGCCAATTCTTCGATGCCCGGGCCCACGACTGGGAGGCGCGCTGCTATCCTCCCGAGACGCGGGCCCGGCTGCAAGCCTTCCTGCCGAGCTGGCAGGTGGAGGCAGGGACCCATGTGCTGGACTTAGGCACCGGTCCGGGGGTGCTTTTGCCGTATCTCGCAGCCTACGGAGTGCGCGTGGTGGCTGTGGACATTTCCATGGCCATGCTCCAGCAGGCGGCGCGCAAGCCCATGGCCTCCGAGCTGGTGCAGGCCGACGCCCAACGGCTCCCCTTTGTGGACGCCACCTTCCATCAGGTCATCTGCTTTGCCGCCTTTCCCCATTTTCCCGACAAGGCGCAGGCGGCGCGGGAATGCGCCCGGGTGTTGCGGCCAGGGGGGAGCCTCGTCATCGCCCACCTCCTCTCCCGCGAAGAGTTGGCGCGGCACCACGGCCACCACGGGGCCGTGGCCGCAGACGTCCTCCCCGATGCCGCGGCCATGGAAGCCGTGCTGGCTGCAGCAGGGCTGCGTCTTATCGAGCTCGTTGACCAGCCAGGCCGCTATCTGGCACGGGCGCGACGTGAATCCGAGCCATCTTATCCTTCGTGA
- a CDS encoding HDOD domain-containing protein has translation MPAITIDQLRPGHVLQEDVVSLHGRRLAAAGTVLTEAHLRTFKTWGVHTVQVHPSAAPQETPPPLPEAFLEQARHATKRFFARNDTRHPLVRQLAHLYYSRILKQGELPAAPPPIPEGPAVAPPPLDQLLGQRIELASLPDIFTRIIEALGKPNASASYLAELIQNDIGLTTRLLKIANSPAFAGPRRVETVSRAIALLGTDQLCRLAFGISLVSLFSHIPQELLDMPQFWRHSIACGILARLLAIQTKMPASEAFFLYGMLHDIGRLIMLTHEPDSARAPLALEARKPHGLLDAERHFWHYDHTQVAAAVLQAWKLPDHLALPVALHHAPNQAPDIPAAAIVHLADALAHVSLHGRSGIQALAPLDIAYIERLGLEEGFVHTVMPQLDAHIDEVMHLFFHHAE, from the coding sequence ATGCCTGCGATCACCATCGATCAGCTTCGACCCGGACATGTACTTCAAGAAGATGTGGTCAGCCTCCATGGCCGCCGCCTGGCCGCTGCCGGGACCGTTCTCACCGAGGCCCATCTGCGCACCTTCAAGACCTGGGGGGTGCACACCGTCCAGGTCCACCCTTCCGCCGCCCCCCAAGAAACGCCGCCGCCGCTTCCCGAAGCGTTTCTCGAACAGGCCAGGCATGCCACCAAACGATTCTTCGCCCGCAACGACACGCGCCATCCGCTGGTGCGGCAACTGGCACACCTCTACTACAGCCGCATCCTCAAACAGGGAGAGCTCCCCGCAGCACCGCCGCCCATCCCAGAAGGCCCCGCAGTCGCCCCGCCGCCCCTCGACCAGCTGCTCGGACAGCGCATCGAGCTGGCCTCACTGCCGGACATCTTTACCCGCATCATCGAGGCCCTGGGGAAACCCAACGCCTCGGCCAGCTATCTGGCGGAGCTCATCCAAAACGACATCGGGCTCACCACCCGGCTGCTCAAGATAGCCAACAGCCCGGCCTTTGCCGGCCCCCGACGGGTGGAGACCGTGTCACGGGCCATCGCCCTCCTGGGGACGGACCAGCTCTGCCGCCTGGCCTTCGGCATTTCCCTCGTTTCGCTCTTTTCCCACATTCCCCAAGAACTCCTGGACATGCCCCAGTTCTGGCGCCACAGCATCGCCTGCGGCATCCTGGCCCGGCTGCTTGCCATCCAAACCAAGATGCCGGCAAGTGAGGCCTTCTTCCTCTATGGCATGCTCCATGACATCGGCCGGCTCATCATGCTCACCCACGAACCAGACTCCGCCCGGGCGCCCCTGGCCCTGGAGGCGCGCAAACCCCACGGCCTCTTGGACGCCGAACGCCACTTCTGGCACTACGATCATACCCAAGTGGCCGCCGCGGTGCTCCAAGCGTGGAAACTTCCGGATCATCTGGCGCTGCCGGTGGCCCTGCACCACGCCCCAAACCAGGCCCCGGACATCCCGGCGGCGGCCATCGTGCATTTGGCCGATGCCTTAGCGCACGTGAGCCTCCATGGTCGAAGCGGCATCCAAGCCCTTGCGCCCCTGGACATCGCGTATATCGAACGCCTGGGCCTGGAAGAGGGCTTCGTTCACACGGTCATGCCCCAACTGGACGCCCACATCGACGAGGTCATGCACCTCTTTTTCCACCATGCAGAATGA
- a CDS encoding HAD family hydrolase encodes MSFRAVLFDMDGTLLNTLEDIAHAMNHALALHRLPTHPVPAYRHFVGSGAPELAARVLPPDAPHELRRQVLEAFLARYREAWNIHTQLYAGIPELLDFLCKQGLTLAVLTNKPQEFANQCMEAYLASWPFAIALGMDGHTPPKPHPAGPRRIMEHLGIAAEEFLYLGDTDVDMHTARAVGMHAVGVTWGFRPESELRAAGAQTIIHHPMELAALLEDPIKPAPDNSPIPQG; translated from the coding sequence ATGTCCTTTCGCGCAGTACTCTTCGATATGGACGGCACCCTCCTCAACACCTTGGAGGACATCGCCCACGCCATGAACCATGCCCTGGCCCTGCACCGCCTGCCCACGCATCCGGTGCCGGCCTATCGGCATTTCGTGGGCAGCGGGGCACCGGAACTCGCTGCCCGCGTGCTGCCTCCCGATGCGCCGCACGAACTGCGCCGCCAAGTGCTCGAAGCATTCCTTGCCCGCTACCGAGAGGCGTGGAACATCCACACCCAACTCTACGCCGGCATCCCGGAGCTTTTGGATTTCCTTTGCAAGCAGGGCCTTACCCTGGCCGTACTCACCAACAAGCCCCAGGAATTCGCGAACCAGTGCATGGAGGCGTATCTCGCTTCCTGGCCCTTTGCCATAGCACTCGGCATGGACGGACACACGCCGCCCAAACCCCACCCTGCGGGGCCGCGCCGCATCATGGAGCACCTCGGGATCGCAGCCGAAGAATTCCTCTATCTGGGGGACACGGACGTGGACATGCACACCGCCCGGGCCGTGGGCATGCACGCCGTGGGGGTGACCTGGGGGTTCCGGCCGGAGTCGGAACTCCGTGCCGCCGGGGCGCAGACCATCATCCATCACCCTATGGAGCTGGCGGCGCTGCTGGAAGACCCCATCAAGCCAGCACCAGATAACTCACCAATCCCACAGGGATAA
- a CDS encoding TonB-dependent receptor — MAMCVLGLSSAGAETLPTITVEATPIIEANQVDPFASSSTVVSRQQMEDLNAVDLPTALRRTPGVTISRYNPVGAFGGAEGGGIFIRGLGSSRPGGEVKTLIDGVPLIMGVWNHPLLDLISIDPAERIQVFKSPQPQVFGNALAAVNLVPSIPKNQGFTTHLQTQAGSSSTVIQKAEHGGRSDNFAYLIGQSFRRSSGHREDADGRITAYHANTRYDWDTGWYMGAFGLYTDNLAHDPGVEGNEAATQQGTYATHAGLGIFTLGHDLPQARGSIKLFTNSGHGAWTEQLPPDRDTISTFTAWGLRAQENLAPWEGGKIRLGLDWDSMDGHVDFTKANGAESDWDTSGFQILSPYAAIHHTFGDPSSWFLTPSMGARLTSHSELGARLAPHAGVVGGYGPTQVHAGYSRGVLYPGLEVQVFSQAVLPALGQSWKDLDPEVLDHFEVGLRHDFGTLARAEATLFRDAGRDRYVIVPAPPFPPRYANVEEYTLRGLELALTLWPTEDVSLFAGATFLDPEPADLPYAPHTSISLGGTWSFLEHWRLAVDGQHVSSMHVGSQARRANTENTKEVDAYTVVNARLGYGWTWERLQGEIFVAAENLFNADYEYQPGYPMPGTTAMVGLDLRF, encoded by the coding sequence ATGGCGATGTGTGTGCTCGGTCTCTCGTCCGCCGGGGCGGAAACGCTGCCCACCATCACGGTGGAAGCCACGCCCATCATCGAAGCCAATCAGGTAGACCCGTTTGCATCCAGCTCTACGGTGGTGTCCCGGCAGCAGATGGAAGACCTCAACGCCGTGGACCTCCCCACAGCCCTGCGCCGCACCCCGGGAGTGACCATCTCCCGCTATAATCCGGTGGGCGCCTTTGGCGGGGCCGAAGGCGGCGGCATCTTCATCCGCGGTCTGGGTTCCAGCCGCCCTGGCGGCGAGGTCAAGACCCTCATTGACGGCGTACCGCTCATCATGGGGGTGTGGAACCATCCGCTCCTCGACCTCATCTCCATCGATCCTGCCGAGCGCATCCAGGTGTTCAAGAGCCCCCAGCCGCAGGTGTTCGGCAATGCCCTGGCGGCCGTCAATCTCGTGCCCAGCATCCCCAAAAACCAAGGGTTCACCACCCACCTGCAGACCCAGGCGGGCAGCTCCAGTACCGTGATCCAAAAGGCGGAGCACGGCGGCCGCAGCGACAACTTCGCCTACCTCATCGGGCAAAGCTTTCGCCGCTCCAGCGGACACCGTGAAGACGCCGACGGCCGCATCACCGCGTACCATGCCAACACGCGCTACGATTGGGACACGGGCTGGTACATGGGCGCCTTTGGCCTCTATACCGACAATCTGGCCCATGATCCTGGGGTAGAAGGAAACGAAGCCGCCACCCAACAAGGCACGTATGCCACCCACGCCGGGCTTGGGATCTTCACCCTCGGCCACGACCTGCCTCAGGCCCGCGGCTCCATCAAGCTTTTTACCAACAGCGGCCACGGGGCCTGGACCGAGCAGCTCCCTCCGGACCGCGACACCATCAGCACCTTCACTGCCTGGGGGCTGCGGGCACAGGAAAACCTCGCCCCCTGGGAGGGCGGAAAAATCCGCCTCGGGCTCGACTGGGACAGCATGGACGGCCACGTGGATTTCACCAAGGCAAACGGCGCCGAGTCCGACTGGGACACCTCAGGGTTCCAGATCCTCTCCCCGTATGCGGCCATCCACCACACCTTCGGCGATCCCTCATCCTGGTTCCTCACGCCCTCCATGGGCGCACGGCTCACGAGCCATAGCGAGCTGGGCGCCCGGCTTGCCCCCCACGCCGGCGTGGTAGGCGGCTACGGCCCCACGCAGGTGCATGCCGGCTATTCCCGCGGTGTGCTCTATCCTGGCCTTGAAGTGCAGGTGTTCTCGCAAGCCGTCCTGCCTGCCTTGGGACAATCCTGGAAAGACCTGGACCCGGAAGTGCTCGACCATTTTGAAGTGGGCCTGCGCCACGACTTCGGCACCCTGGCCCGGGCCGAGGCCACCCTCTTTCGTGACGCCGGCCGCGACCGCTATGTCATCGTCCCGGCCCCGCCCTTCCCGCCCCGTTACGCCAATGTGGAAGAATACACCCTGCGCGGGCTGGAACTGGCGCTCACCCTCTGGCCCACGGAAGACGTGAGCCTCTTTGCCGGCGCCACCTTCCTCGACCCCGAGCCCGCGGACCTGCCCTATGCCCCGCATACGAGCATCAGCTTGGGCGGCACCTGGAGCTTCCTTGAGCACTGGCGACTGGCCGTCGACGGCCAGCACGTCTCCTCCATGCACGTGGGATCTCAAGCACGGCGAGCCAACACGGAAAACACCAAGGAAGTGGATGCCTACACCGTGGTCAATGCCCGTCTCGGGTATGGCTGGACATGGGAGCGTCTCCAGGGAGAAATCTTCGTGGCCGCAGAGAACCTCTTTAACGCCGACTACGAATACCAGCCTGGCTACCCCATGCCTGGGACAACCGCCATGGTGGGACTCGATCTGCGCTTCTAG
- a CDS encoding ATP-binding cassette domain-containing protein codes for MNPSHLILRDLVCRLGDQEAVGAVSLELAPGEHVALLGSNGAGKSTLLRAILGLAPVHAGSILVDGRQQPRPCPASWARTMAWIPQRPPRGEIPFPLRELLAHPRAWAWGERLGLGALRNRPLSQLSGGELQRAYVARALGQVEAGAGLLLADEPTAALDFSGQNEVGEILAAIPVTLLLVTHDPAQAKRCQRCLTMAQGRIRSP; via the coding sequence GTGAATCCGAGCCATCTTATCCTTCGTGACCTCGTCTGCCGCCTCGGGGACCAAGAGGCCGTCGGCGCGGTCAGCCTGGAGCTTGCCCCGGGCGAGCACGTCGCCCTTCTTGGCAGCAATGGTGCAGGCAAAAGCACCCTGCTGCGCGCCATCCTGGGCCTTGCCCCGGTGCATGCCGGCAGCATCCTCGTGGACGGCCGCCAGCAGCCCCGGCCCTGTCCTGCCTCCTGGGCCCGAACCATGGCCTGGATCCCCCAACGCCCGCCGCGGGGAGAAATTCCCTTTCCACTGCGGGAGCTCCTCGCCCATCCCCGGGCGTGGGCATGGGGAGAACGCCTGGGGCTTGGGGCGCTGCGAAACCGGCCGCTCTCGCAGCTCTCCGGGGGTGAACTGCAGCGGGCCTACGTAGCCCGGGCCCTTGGCCAGGTGGAGGCCGGCGCCGGGCTCCTCCTGGCCGACGAGCCCACCGCAGCCCTGGATTTTTCCGGCCAGAACGAAGTGGGGGAGATCCTCGCGGCGATTCCCGTCACCCTCCTGCTCGTCACCCATGACCCGGCCCAGGCCAAACGCTGCCAGCGCTGCCTCACCATGGCCCAAGGAAGGATCCGCAGCCCATGA
- a CDS encoding GGDEF domain-containing phosphodiesterase, whose product MQNELRPLQARILYLEEELLFAQSVLAQMSAAGCFHQSLNRYASADAILQEADHKLCQVLPLVATAFFLIDEATADIEMRLVQGPEYITQEIPQEIERLREERLVAQALVSDHVIFRTASRGDATLVLHGIATRSRVRGLFLGVLQGPREDLRESALTLLRVALGNLAHTLESFELYRMLRSSNRELEERNHALELARARLHACFELMPLGLAILHTPPGEPPSIIAINAAARRHGRCTQDALPAPLAQIFPCIAKQPTLWEDPSSAPRPFGPLACHCHGQERWIQGQVVPVWPNEVLLLFEDKTQQYRTEEALAAARRITRMLEENARDLTLAIDEAGTLTYVSPSARTLLGANPARLVGMPATDIIPEEALARVRLAQAGSPVTVEAELVHHSGEPIACELVAAPLRDAEGRWDSIMVVARDIRERKALEARLSHQALHDGLTGLPQRELFLSFIQRAIQAKHRDPKRTPVVFLVEFLRFSLVTTSFGHPVGDAILLQATHRLQEHVRAHDAIARLGENTFGILLDNPPDGRTAIHLQRRLRRAFEAPYLVDNQEVRLETAWGIAAILEPQTNAQEALRQASIALAHSKKQEHRRLQVFRPSMCQEFAQRAVLEQDLARALEESGAAGGPLDIHFQPLVRPPHFTLWGFEALARWNHPRHGFIPPAVFIPLAEETGLIDPLGRLVLERACLYAAAWNTRQEVHMSVNLSARQLLAPDLAEHVRQVLAASGLPAHLLTLEITESTLMTNPAQALAILQRLRQLGVGIAIDDFGTGYSSLAYLHQLPVTSLKIDRSFVASLSHPSTQNLVHTILSLAFSLGLQVTAEGVESPEQALLLAQSQTHFLQGFLFSRPVPAAEAEALLATPSLAPEPMHRRPNVTRAS is encoded by the coding sequence ATGCAGAATGAACTCCGGCCACTCCAGGCCCGCATCCTCTACCTGGAAGAGGAACTGCTCTTCGCCCAATCGGTGCTCGCCCAAATGAGCGCGGCGGGCTGCTTTCACCAAAGCCTCAACCGCTACGCCTCGGCCGATGCCATCCTCCAGGAAGCGGACCACAAACTCTGCCAGGTGCTCCCCCTGGTGGCCACGGCCTTTTTTCTCATCGACGAAGCCACCGCAGACATCGAGATGCGCCTCGTCCAGGGGCCGGAATACATCACCCAAGAAATCCCCCAAGAAATCGAACGGCTCCGGGAAGAACGCCTGGTGGCCCAAGCCTTGGTGAGCGATCACGTCATCTTCCGCACCGCATCCCGCGGCGACGCCACCTTGGTGCTCCACGGCATCGCCACCCGCTCCCGCGTGCGAGGACTCTTTTTGGGCGTGCTTCAGGGCCCCCGGGAGGACCTGCGGGAAAGCGCGCTCACCCTGCTTCGCGTGGCCCTCGGCAACCTCGCCCATACCCTGGAGAGTTTTGAACTCTACCGCATGCTCCGCTCCTCCAACCGGGAGCTGGAAGAACGCAACCACGCCTTGGAATTGGCGCGGGCCCGCTTGCATGCCTGCTTCGAGCTCATGCCCTTGGGGCTTGCCATCCTCCACACCCCTCCCGGCGAGCCCCCCAGCATCATCGCCATCAACGCCGCGGCCCGACGCCACGGCCGCTGCACCCAAGATGCCCTGCCCGCACCCTTGGCGCAGATTTTTCCCTGTATTGCCAAGCAGCCCACGCTCTGGGAAGATCCGTCGTCCGCGCCGCGCCCCTTTGGTCCGCTCGCCTGTCATTGCCACGGGCAAGAGCGGTGGATCCAAGGCCAAGTGGTACCGGTGTGGCCCAACGAAGTGCTCCTGCTCTTCGAAGACAAGACCCAACAGTACCGTACCGAAGAGGCCCTGGCAGCAGCGCGGCGCATCACCCGCATGCTGGAAGAAAACGCCCGAGACCTCACCCTCGCCATCGACGAGGCAGGCACCCTCACTTATGTGAGCCCCAGCGCCCGCACGCTGCTCGGCGCCAACCCAGCCCGTCTCGTGGGCATGCCCGCCACGGACATCATCCCGGAAGAGGCCCTTGCCCGCGTGCGCCTGGCCCAGGCGGGTAGTCCCGTCACCGTGGAAGCCGAGCTCGTGCACCACAGCGGCGAACCCATTGCCTGCGAGCTGGTAGCCGCACCGCTGCGGGATGCCGAGGGCCGTTGGGACAGCATCATGGTGGTGGCCCGAGACATCCGGGAACGCAAGGCCCTGGAAGCCCGCCTCTCCCACCAGGCCCTCCACGACGGACTCACCGGCCTTCCCCAGCGCGAGCTCTTCCTTTCCTTTATCCAGCGTGCCATTCAGGCCAAGCACCGGGACCCCAAGCGCACTCCCGTGGTTTTTCTCGTGGAGTTCCTGCGCTTTTCCCTGGTCACCACCTCTTTCGGGCACCCCGTGGGCGACGCCATCCTGCTCCAGGCGACACACCGCCTCCAGGAACACGTGCGTGCCCACGACGCCATTGCCCGGCTCGGGGAAAACACATTCGGCATTCTCCTCGACAATCCCCCTGACGGCCGCACCGCCATCCACCTCCAGCGCCGACTGCGCCGAGCCTTCGAAGCTCCTTATCTCGTGGACAACCAGGAAGTCCGTCTGGAAACCGCCTGGGGTATCGCCGCCATCCTCGAACCCCAGACCAACGCACAAGAGGCCCTACGTCAGGCATCCATCGCCCTTGCCCACAGCAAAAAGCAGGAACACCGGCGATTGCAGGTCTTTCGGCCGTCCATGTGTCAAGAATTTGCCCAGCGCGCCGTCCTGGAGCAGGACCTCGCCCGCGCCCTGGAGGAAAGCGGTGCGGCTGGCGGGCCGCTGGACATCCATTTCCAGCCCCTGGTCCGCCCCCCGCATTTTACGCTCTGGGGGTTCGAGGCGCTGGCGCGCTGGAACCATCCCCGTCACGGCTTCATCCCGCCGGCGGTCTTCATCCCCCTGGCCGAGGAAACGGGCCTCATCGATCCGCTGGGCAGGCTGGTCCTGGAGCGCGCCTGCCTGTACGCCGCGGCCTGGAATACCCGCCAAGAAGTGCACATGTCGGTGAACCTCTCGGCCCGACAGCTTCTCGCCCCGGATCTGGCCGAACACGTGCGCCAGGTGCTTGCGGCAAGCGGCCTGCCTGCGCACCTGCTCACCCTGGAGATCACCGAATCCACCCTCATGACCAACCCCGCCCAGGCCCTGGCCATTCTCCAGCGCCTGCGCCAATTGGGTGTGGGCATCGCCATCGACGACTTCGGCACCGGATATTCGTCCTTGGCCTATCTCCATCAACTGCCGGTCACGAGCCTCAAGATCGACCGCTCGTTCGTCGCCTCCCTCTCCCATCCCTCCACCCAAAACCTGGTACATACCATCCTCTCCCTGGCCTTCAGCCTCGGTCTCCAGGTGACCGCCGAAGGCGTGGAATCCCCAGAACAGGCCCTCCTCCTTGCCCAAAGCCAAACCCATTTCCTGCAAGGATTTCTCTTCTCCCGTCCTGTGCCTGCGGCCGAGGCCGAAGCGCTTCTCGCCACCCCGAGCCTTGCCCCGGAGCCGATGCATCGCCGCCCAAACGTCACCCGCGCGTCATGA
- a CDS encoding DUF401 family protein yields the protein MPATLTLVVVFALLLGGIRARLGLATSIVGASFALAMLRGLSWLQWLGALPAALLSRQTVLLAVMITVILVFSSVYAASGQSARFLAAVRGRIASPELLVTFFPALIGLLPMPGGAIFSAPMVAQAAADLDLSPEDQSLINYWFRHVWELAWPLYPGIILAASLARMPVAEVMAFMWPGPMVAMALGWWWILRPARSRGQWGRFAQEGAPVSGLLDGLPLAVAIGGAVLGEWGCARLLPHLPMEWAVVVAMVAAAGVSLVRSQAQWRLTLQEAAQNNIFGLLAVVAAVFVFKEVLARGQVVDALAAELGGGGAVVLLAVVLPFVVGSISGITMAFVGATFPLLFGLATSTGQQAQIPALLCLGLYSGFAGIMASPMHICYLVTCRYFRVDPARLLPRIALPSLMFIPVGLVSYLVLA from the coding sequence ATGCCTGCAACACTGACCCTGGTTGTGGTATTTGCCCTGCTTCTTGGCGGTATCCGTGCGCGGCTGGGCCTTGCGACCTCCATCGTGGGGGCAAGCTTCGCTTTGGCCATGCTGCGGGGGCTTTCGTGGCTGCAGTGGCTTGGGGCCCTCCCGGCGGCCCTGCTTTCCCGGCAAACGGTGCTTTTGGCCGTCATGATCACGGTGATTCTCGTCTTCAGCTCCGTGTATGCCGCCTCCGGGCAATCGGCCCGGTTTTTGGCCGCAGTGCGCGGCCGCATTGCGTCGCCGGAGCTTCTCGTCACATTTTTCCCTGCCTTGATCGGCCTTTTGCCCATGCCGGGCGGGGCGATCTTTTCCGCGCCCATGGTGGCCCAGGCCGCGGCGGACCTCGATCTTTCCCCGGAAGACCAAAGCCTCATCAACTACTGGTTCCGGCATGTGTGGGAGCTGGCGTGGCCGCTCTATCCGGGGATTATTCTCGCGGCCTCCCTCGCCCGGATGCCGGTGGCGGAGGTCATGGCCTTCATGTGGCCAGGACCCATGGTCGCCATGGCCTTGGGCTGGTGGTGGATCTTGCGTCCGGCGAGGTCCCGGGGACAGTGGGGGCGGTTTGCCCAGGAAGGGGCTCCGGTATCCGGCCTGCTGGATGGGCTGCCGCTGGCGGTCGCCATCGGCGGGGCGGTGCTCGGCGAGTGGGGGTGCGCCCGGCTGTTGCCGCACCTGCCTATGGAGTGGGCGGTGGTCGTGGCCATGGTCGCGGCTGCGGGGGTGAGCCTTGTGCGCTCCCAGGCCCAGTGGCGTCTGACTTTGCAGGAAGCGGCCCAAAACAATATTTTCGGACTCCTTGCCGTGGTGGCCGCGGTCTTCGTGTTCAAGGAGGTCCTTGCCCGCGGACAGGTGGTGGACGCCTTGGCCGCGGAGCTGGGCGGCGGCGGGGCGGTGGTGCTCCTGGCCGTGGTACTGCCGTTTGTTGTGGGCAGCATTTCGGGGATTACCATGGCCTTCGTGGGCGCGACGTTTCCCCTGCTCTTCGGGCTTGCCACCTCCACCGGGCAGCAGGCGCAGATCCCGGCCTTACTCTGCCTGGGGCTCTATAGCGGCTTCGCCGGGATCATGGCCTCGCCCATGCACATCTGCTATTTGGTGACCTGCCGCTATTTTCGGGTGGATCCGGCGCGTCTGCTCCCCCGGATTGCCCTGCCCAGCCTCATGTTTATCCCTGTGGGATTGGTGAGTTATCTGGTGCTGGCTTGA
- a CDS encoding TraR/DksA C4-type zinc finger protein, with translation MPQLHPDISAALRQELQRAQKEHDSLRARLAETTTLPDMTDEADRIQTSLRDLARYHAVVRRCEELEKALQALARGDYGTCELCGEPIALRRLMAVPSTRLCIHCQTLLENQQGFGDHSHAAASARL, from the coding sequence ATGCCCCAGCTCCATCCCGACATCTCCGCGGCCCTGCGGCAAGAACTGCAACGTGCCCAAAAGGAACATGACTCCCTGCGCGCCCGGCTGGCCGAGACCACGACGCTCCCGGACATGACCGACGAGGCGGACCGCATCCAGACCTCCCTGCGCGACCTCGCCCGCTATCATGCGGTGGTGCGGCGCTGCGAAGAGCTGGAAAAAGCCCTCCAGGCCCTTGCCCGCGGCGACTACGGTACCTGTGAGCTCTGCGGCGAACCCATTGCCCTGCGCCGTCTCATGGCCGTGCCCTCCACCCGGCTCTGCATCCACTGCCAAACACTCCTGGAAAACCAGCAGGGGTTTGGCGACCACAGCCACGCGGCTGCCTCTGCGCGCCTCTAG
- a CDS encoding GntR family transcriptional regulator: MTEHHGLKRRVLREEVAEYIMAAMLRGELLPGHKVVESKLARELNISQGAVREAIRDLIAQGILETEPYKGTRVRTLTREQIADYYEVRTEIEGIAVRWAIGKYDGRYLDLGYLERCVKDMERCFLQNDTKAMRLHDMAFHEAIVRAAGSDSLLKAWNSLGNHYWMYVAIHYDHLASLLPEQIEKHKALFRAIAAKDVQAYTQCVRGHYFDADRLFTVPATQ; the protein is encoded by the coding sequence ATGACCGAACACCATGGCCTCAAGCGCCGCGTTCTCCGCGAGGAAGTGGCCGAATACATCATGGCCGCCATGCTGCGCGGCGAACTTCTGCCCGGCCACAAGGTCGTGGAATCGAAACTCGCCCGCGAGCTCAACATCAGCCAAGGGGCCGTGCGCGAAGCCATCCGGGACCTCATCGCCCAGGGCATCCTGGAGACCGAGCCTTACAAGGGCACCCGCGTCCGCACCCTCACCCGCGAACAGATCGCCGACTATTACGAGGTGCGCACCGAGATCGAGGGCATTGCCGTGCGCTGGGCCATCGGCAAATACGACGGCCGGTACCTGGACCTCGGTTACCTGGAGCGCTGTGTGAAAGACATGGAGCGCTGCTTTCTCCAAAACGATACCAAGGCCATGCGCCTGCATGACATGGCCTTCCACGAAGCCATCGTCCGCGCCGCAGGCAGCGACAGCCTGCTCAAGGCCTGGAACAGCCTGGGCAACCACTACTGGATGTACGTGGCCATCCACTATGATCACCTCGCCTCGCTGCTGCCGGAACAGATCGAAAAGCACAAAGCGCTCTTTCGCGCCATCGCCGCCAAAGACGTCCAGGCCTATACGCAATGCGTGCGCGGCCATTACTTCGACGCCGACCGCCTCTTTACCGTGCCCGCCACGCAATAG